The sequence below is a genomic window from Lagopus muta isolate bLagMut1 chromosome 9, bLagMut1 primary, whole genome shotgun sequence.
aggaaggcagaatGGACTGCTGGCCCTCACTGACAGCTGGGCTCTGCTATGGGGTTTGCAGCACGGTGTGGCACAGcccctttcctctttttaagcAGGGTTGGTGCGTTTGGGGGCTAATGGGGTTATaaccctcctccccccccccccccccccgccagGTTGGATCCCTTCCAGCTATAGGGGCATCCTGCTGGGAACCCATGGGGCAACGTGCCAGCCCCCCAGCAGGGGATACAGGGGACTCTCAGCCTGGGGTGCCCCCATCCTGAACAAGGGGAGCTATAGGGCTGGGGGGAGGCAGGCACTTGGCAGAACAACAGAACTCCTGGGGTGCGGAGCCGTTTGTTCTTCCAGAGGAAACAAGCTTTGCCCGAAGGGAGCCTTTGAACGCCAAGTGCCGTGCAGGGCTGGGGTCCTCCTCTGGCATGCGATGCTGAATGCAGCCCCTGaggaggctgagctgcagcccccagcacatTTCCATCGAGCCGTGCACAAGTTTTGGGGTTGGTGATGCACACGGCTGtgccctccctctcccctcccaggGCCGAACCTAACCCAGGTATCAGACAGCAGAGAATCCACCTGGCGCCACACTGGCTGCATTCTGCTCCTGGCCGGAGGGATCTGGGCAATGCCCCACGAGAAATTCACCTTTATGCCATCCCTGCTTGAGCCAGCACGTGCCAAGCACAATGCCCACCCGTGCCACGGCCCCTCCGCTGGGCACTGTGCCGGGAtaggggctgtggggcagccacGTGCGGCACAGCGGGCGGGCATGCATTGGCATGAGGCTCACGTCGCCCCAACGTGGGAGCTTGGCAAGGGCCCCCGTGGCCCTAAAGCCTCCCTTTGTGCCCAGCCAACCTCTAGCGCTTGGCATTCAGGTCATGGCGGGGGGAGCAAGGCGGAAACCAAGCAACCAAGCCCTTGGCAGTGCCCCCAGTGCGGGACCAGTGCCCCCAGCTCAGCAGGGAGGAAGGGCACAATGAGCACAGGGGGCAGTGCCAGGGGCCAGGACACGTGCCATATGCCACCCGAGTGGCCACAGTGTCCCTGTGTGCCTCACGCCCTAAGTGTCGATGCCCAATTTTTTGTGGGGCTAAGAGTGCGCCCTGCCCTATTCTGCTCTCATGGGCTCAGCTTGGAACATATGTGCCCACCTTGGGGGGATCCCAACCCATGTAACAGCACCAAAAGGAGACACAACTCCCAATATTGGGCCTCAGAGAAGCTCCCTGCCAGCCTGGCTGTGTTCCTGACACCGGATGCCTTCACCGACCCACTGCAGCCCAATCCATGGCTGGAGCACCTGGGCAGGGCCGGGGACTGGTACCAGTGGGGCCAGGCACTGTGCTGGGTGCGTGGGTGAAACAATTGCTATTGATCCCCACCCCGGCGCTGGCACTGTGTCCACCGCTTCCCTGCCTCAGGTtccccacctgcagcccagaagcCTGTGCCAACCTCCTGATTCCCCTTCCCACTCTCTTTTTCCCCCAGATGTATGGCCGCTACACACAGGACCTGGGCACCTTTGCCAAGGATGAGGCAGCCCGGCTGCGGCTGAAACAGGAGCATGAGGACAGTGGCACCCTACGGCCACGCCGCccctctgagctgctggagtaCAGCCAGGGACGCTGTGCCCCCTGCTGTGGTAAGGGTGATGGGGACGTATCGGGGGGGACACCGACCCCCTGGCACGGTGGCCAGGCAGCTACATGCTCTTCTGGGCACCACTGCCCGCCCAGCTGCCGCCACTGCGGGTAGGGTTTCTCCTGCTGTCATGGGACACTGGCGCCGAGGACAATGCCACCTGCGGGGACACAATGGCCCAAAATAACCGGACGGCAGCAGTAGGGACGGGGCCCTGTGGCAGctcagcttggggctgtgccaAGGGACGGCACTCGGGcgtgttgtgctgtgctgctctgcccgTCCCCGGCGCTAagcctgtgctgtgcctgcaggctgtgccgTGCGGTGCCAGAGGTTCTTCATCGCCAGGGTGGGCGAGGACTGGGTTTTCCTCATCCTCCTGGGGTTGGTCATGGCGCTGGTGAGCTGGGCCATGGACTTTGCCATCGCCACCTGCCTCCAAGGTGAGTGGGCAGTGATGGGTGATGGGCATCCCAGGACAACAGCACATCCCCTGCTGCCCGCAACTCGCTGTGCCCATAGCTCAGAAGTGGATGTATGGGGGCCTGGACACCAATGTGATGCTGCAGTATCTGGCCTGGGTCACCTACCCCACTGTGCTCATCACCTTCTCAGCTGGCTTCACCCAGATCCTCGCTCCACAGGCTGTAGGTAAGTTGCATGCATCCTAATGGGGTCTTCGCTCCCTGGGGCTGTGGGTTGTGCACAATCTGGGTGACCTAGACTGTGGGGCTGGGGTCTTCCAAGATCCAAGGGATGGTCTTTATAAGGTCTCTCAGGGGTGTGGGATTGAGGTCCCTGCAGGGCTATGGGTTGGGGTGTCCCATCATGGTCTGGGGATGTTCCCAGGGGTCCCACCTGCACTGTGAGAAAGGCTTCACGTGGGTCCCTATGACAGTGTATCAGGGAGCACCCCAGGTCTACAGAACCAGGGCTTTCCCCATGGCTGTGGGTCAGGACTATCTCCATGCTGCCAGGCTCAGGGATCCCTGAGATGAAGACTATCCTGCGGGGTGTCATCCTGAAGGAGTATCTCACCTTGAAGACCTTCGTGGCCAAGGTGATTGGGCTGACGTGTGCCCTGGGTAGCGGCATGCCCTTGGGCAAGGAGGTGAGGGCATTTCCCATGGCTGGAGCAGGCAGCATGCTGGGTGGGGGGCACCGACGTCAGCCcccactgctgtccccacaggGTCCCTTTGTCCATATTGCCAGCATGtgtgcagccctgctcagccGCTTCCTCTCCTTCTTTGGGGGCATCTATGAGGTGAGTGAGTATGGATAGCATCTGGGGaactccagcagtgctgggactgatTCAGCCTATGCTCACCTGCAGAACGAGGCAAGGAACACTGAAATGCTTGCAGCTGCCTGTGCTGTCGGTGTCGGCTGCTGCTTCGCTGCCCCCATTGGAGGTAGGGACCCCCCAGCCCATACCCCTTGCTCTCAGAAAGGTCAGCAGGATCCCACCCAGAGTACTAGGCAGAGGACAGGGACCCACCTGGCTGGgcacagcagaggcagcaccACTAGTTGGGGTGCCCACAGGGCAGAGGATAAAGGGAGAAGCAGGCACCATCCTCCTAGAGGTGTAACATCTCATCTCATCCTCTCCCCCACTGCACTGCGCTGCACTCCCCACTCTGGCCCCGCTGAGCCCTGCCCATAGGTTTGTGCTGTCTGACTCTCCTTGTCCTGtgtgtgctgagctgccccatccatccatctgtctaTCCATATGTGTGTGCCCAGCGCCATCTGTCTCCCCTTACCCATGACTTCCCACATCCCTGCACTGCCCTCTCGCTCGCACAGATAGCTGTGCACTTTGCTGAAGAAGCCCCGAATTGCAGCATGGCCATGGGGCTCTGGGTGGACAGCATGCCAGGCACCTGGGCTCTGCctgcctttctcctctcttccctctCGTCCTTCCTCCCACTGCCAGGCGTGCTGTTCAGCATTGAGGTCACCTCCACCTTCTTTGCTGTCCGCAACTATTGGCGTGGTTTCTTTGCCGCCACCTTCAGCGCCTTCATCTTCCGCGTGCTGGCTGTCTGGATCAAAGATGAAGGTACCCCCGTGGGGTGGGAGGCTGGGGACACCAGGGTCCCCCCACCCAGCCCCGCTCACACCCACCGTGCCTCCAGAAACCATCACAGCGCTCTTCAAAACCCGCTTCCGCCTCGACTTCCCCTTTGACCTGCAGGAACTGCCTGCCTTTGCCGTCATTGGGTGAGTGTGTCTGCCCCATCCCATGTCTCCATCCCACACCCATGTGGTGGACATGAGCACTCAGCCTCGACCTCTGCCCAGGATCGCCAGCGGTTTCGGTGGTGCTCTCTTTGTCTACCTCAACCGCAAGATTGTGCAGTGCATGCGCCGACAGAAGGCCATCAATCGCTTCTTGATGAAGAAGTAGGTGCCCAGTGGTCCCTATCATCATGGGAGCAACTGTCCCCTCTGGGATGGCAGGGATGGGATTGCACCAGTGTCACCACCTCCATGCCACCCTGCCAGGCGCCTGCTGTTCCCTGCCCTGGTGACACTTCTCATCTCCACATTGACCTTCCCACCCGGCTTTGGGCAGTTCATGGCTGGACAGGTAGCTGTGGTGTGGCTATGGAGCAGTGCACCGGTCCCTTGGGCCACCAGGACCCAAGCTCACTTTTTTGTCCCCAGCTCACTCAGAAGGACACGCTGGTGACGTTGTTCGACAACCGGACGTGGGCCAAGCAGGAGCCCAGTGATGAATTTGAGTACATGGGCATCCTGGAGGCCTGGCGACATCCCCGCTCCAACGTCTTCATCACCCTCGTTGTCTTCATCCTCATGAAGGTGGGTACATCCTCCCGCATGCCACCGGGGAGGTGCTGGATGGGAGCCACCAAGGTGCTCCTGGGAGAAAGTGGGTGGCTGCTCCTGCGGCCACCAACGTGGTGGCTGGGTGCCACGAATATGCTGTCAAGGGGATCTTGGCAGAGAGCAGCGGGGGTGCCACCAGAGAGTGCTGGCAGGGTGCCCCTGGCATGGTGCCGTGCCTGCTTCCTGCTCTAGGGCTGGTGCTGGAGGAGAGCCAGCCCAAGGGGATGGCAATTAACATGTGCTCATATCCCCCATGCAGTTCTGGATGTCAGCCCTGGCTACCACCATCCCTGTGCCCTGTGGGGCTTTCATGCCGGTCTTCGTCATTGGTGAGGGACAGGGTCGCCTGATGTGTCCTGGTGGAGGGACATGGCGCAGGTGTAGGAATGGGGTTGGGACCTGGGAGAGGCCCATGGCCTCCACAGTCTCCCTCTGTGGGCAGGGGCAGCCTTTGGGCGGCTGGTTGGGGAGAGCATGGCAGCCTGGTTCCCTGATGGGATCCACACCGACAGCAACACCTACCGCATCGTGCCAGGGGGCTACGCCGTGGTGGGTAAGCACGGCacccttcccatccccatcccatcccatccccctCCCAGAGAGCTGCTGGTGTCCCTGAGTGCCTCCCATCAATGGGATTGTCCTAAGGATGTCCCTAGGGTGTGGGACACAGCCCCATGAGACAGCTGCCCATGTCtcctggggctggcaggggCGGCCGCGCTGTCGGGTGCTGTTACCCACACTGTGTCCACCGCCGTCATCGTCTTCGAGCTGACGGGGCAGATCTCTCACATCCTGCCCGTTATGATTGCTGTCATCCTGGCCAACGCGGTGGCCCAGAGCCTCCAGCCCTCCCTCTACGACAGCATCATCCGCATCAAGAAGCTGCCCTACCTccctgagctgggctgggggcaccATGAGTGagtgtccccacatccccaacCACAAGCGCTCTGTGGCAACGTGCTGAGGGCATTTCCCCGGGCAGGAAATACAACATGCGGGTGGAGGACATCATGGTGCGGGATGTCCCCTACGTCTCTCTCAACTGCAAGTACCGGGACCTGCAGCatgtgctgcagagcaccaAGATGAAGAGCTTGGCACTGGTGGATTCAGCAGGTAAGAGGCACATGGAAGCTTCTCCATCTTTTCACAATGTCCCTGCAGCGCTGTTCCCTGCAACGTGTCCCCTCTCGGTCACAGAGTCCATGATCCTGCTGGGTTCCATTGAAAGGGCACAGGTGGGGGCCCTGCTGGGCCACCAGCTGCATCCCCAGCGCCGGCTCCAGGCCCTGCGGCAGAAGGCATGGGCGAGCGCTGATGACGGGCGCCGGTTTTCCGAAGCCAGCGTCTGCTTCCATGTGAGGGACCGCCCTCGGGTCCCCCCATCAAGGTGTCTTTGCCTCCCTGaccccatcccttccctcccacaGATCAGCACTGAAGCTTCCTCCTTCACTCCCACACGCAGCGGATCCCGCAAGCCCCTAAAGCCAGCATTGAAGCGGGTGCCCAGCGTCCCTGCTGACAGCCCCCCAGGTGACtcagcaccccacagcccccttgGGAGCCCGCTGCCCCACGCTGAcccctctgcttcctgcagccagtGCCACCGACAGCTCCAGCATCACCCTCAAGAGCCTCTTCTGTGCcaacagtgctgcagagcctgctgaGGTGAGCACCCATCCCTGCTTGTCCCTGACtactcccatcccatccctctccATCCCTTCTCCAGGCCCTTCCTGTCCCTATTTAACCCTTACCATCCTGATCACCATCTCTCTCCCCTGCCTGACCCTTCCTGTCCCTTTCCATCCATGGTTGACCctttccatcccattcccattctcattcccattcccattcccattcccattcccttcccattcccatcccattcccatcccatcccatcccatcccatcccatcccatcccatcccatccctacTTGACCCTTTCTGTCCCAGTCTCTTCCTCACTTGACCCTGCCTGTCTCTATTTGCCCctttccatcccatcccacccatcccatcccacccatcccatcccatcccatcccatcccatcccatcccatcccatcccatcccatcccatccctatTTAACTtttctcatcccatcccatcccactccaTCCCATTCCTACTTGACCCTTCCCTTCCATATCCATTCCATCCCTATTTGACCCACCCCATATCCATCCCTATTTGccctatcccatcccatcctgtcTCTGCTTGTCCCAGCCTGGCCCCCCTCCATGCCGTGCCCCCTAACACCATCTCTCCCGCATGGTGCCAGGCGCAGGGCCAGGCCCCTCGCAAGGCCAAGCACGTCCGCATTTCTGTAACGGTAAGCTGCAGCCAATGGCAgcctgggcagagctgctctcagccaATTGGAGGCCAGCCTGAATCCTCTCAACCAATCATGGCCTGGCACGATTCCACTTGGCCAACCACATTTGGTCAGTGTCTGTGTAGACAATCTCAGATGCGTCCCGATTTCTGCTTGGCCAATCAGGGCGCGGGAACTTTCAATCCCAAATCTGCTCGGCCAATCTTAGCATGGATCCTCTCAGCCAATCACAGCAATCGAATTTCCCTCACTTTCCTCCACCAATCACAACCCAGGCTGCATTCTCTCCACCAATCACAACCTGGGCATGCCCAATCACATTCTCCCACATCACCCCATTGTGCACGCCGGGCACGGTGTCACCCCACCTCTCCCACAGGAGGACCTGGACCTGGGGGACAGGATGACACCGGCAGAGGTGAGCCCAGGCCGGGGGGTTGCCTCTGGGGCTGTGCCATGGGGCTGAGTCCCACAGCGTGCTCCCTGTGCCTCAGATCCTGGactgggaagagcagcagctggaacaGAATGTGGACTTCAGCAGCGCCCAGATTGACCCCGCACCCTTCCAGCTGGTGGAGCGCACCTCTCTGCACAAGGTGGGTCCCTGCTGCATCCCCCCACCCCAATTCCCCACTGCGTACCCCACTGAGCCCCCTGTTTTCCTGCAGACCCACACCATCTTCTCACTACTGGGCTTGGACCACGCGTACGTCACCAGCATCGGGCGCCTGGTGGGCATGGTGTCCCTCaaggaggtgaggatggggggcagagcacagggacAGGGATACCCCGTTTGCCCACTGATGACACTGGGGTGCCCCACAGCTGCGCAAAGCCATCGAAGGCTCACTGACCGCCAAGGGGGTGAAGGTGTTGCCGCCGCTCGCCAGCTTCCGCCGCAGCAGCACCAGTGCGGGTGAGCTGGACACCACTGACCTGCGCCAGCTTTGGGACCGTCACCAGCACCACCCCATGCCCCGTGAGGCCGGCCCTGATGATGGGGACACCAGCAAGTGACGGTGACACCAAACCCCTACCCTGTGTCGGGGGTGCTGCGGGGGCTCCCTATGGGGGACATGGGCATCCTCCTTTCAGTGCCATGGGGCGGCCAGGTGCCCCCCCAACCTGCCCATGCCCCGAGGCTTCCCCTGTTGCTACCTctgccccctcccagccccGTCGCCTCCCAGCATGGCCGCAGCCCCCGTGGGCACTCTAAGCATTTGGAcgagggacatggggacaagAGAAGTTGTCGCCGCCTTCCCAGTGCCTCAGTGCCAGGAATGGGGACCCTGCAACCCCTCCACTGTGCATCCCCCTGTGTAAATACAgagatttttatattaatttaattaaagaaCTTTATAAACAGCCACCTTGCCAGAGCATGGAGGTGTGCAGGGGACACTGAGCCCCAGGGCACGGTCACCATTACTGTCCCCGTGCTGTCCCTGCATTCAGTGTTGCCTCGCTGCGGTACAGCGGCTGCGGCATCTCACCGGGACGGGCAGCGGCACGGCGCCAGGCGGTGATGACCAGCATGCCGGCGTCGGTCAGGGCACAGCTCACCGACAGCGGGTCCGTGTCCTCAGGCAGCCGGCACTGGTGGGTGAAAGTGTCGCACACCGTGCCGTCCTCTGCCACCTGCACGGCACAGTGGCATCAGATGGTCATGTGTGGTAGGCGGGCAGCAGGCTGCTTCCCAGTTAGCCAGGTACAAATGATGGTatctggggagggaggaaggggtcCTCACCTTCTCAGCCCAGATGGCAACGTGGCCGTTGGAGGTGGTCACCACAATGTCAGGAGGATCGAACTGGCTGACGTCGGCCACCACCTGGTAGGTTTCACCCTGCACCTGCACCCATGTGCCCAGAGTGTAGGGGCACACGGTGCCCGGGGAACCTGCAGGGATCAGGAATAGGCACAACATGCAGGGAGTGGGAGGTGAGGGGGAGCTGGGGGGGTTGAGATCACTGGGGGGACTTCAGGGAGAAGTGGGGAAGGGAATATGGGGTGGCCTGAGGACAGGGGGACACATAGGGATGGCCAGAAAAGTCTGGGGAAAGAaggctggggggggggtgggtGTTGCTGTGAGGGCTCTGGAAGGGCGAATGGGAGCATCTGGGTCACCTTGAGGATCTGGGTGCACAGGGGCTGGGGGGATGTAAGGGCACCCAGGAAGATTGGGGCTGGGGGAGAAAGAGGCATGGGGGTGTCTGGGGGCACTGAGAGGCTCTGTAAGATTTAGGGAGGGGAGAACAGGGGACGCTGTGAGCCTGGCGACCCTGGGAAGCCCTTGAAGGGACTTACctgggggggtgggaggggagatGCAGGACAGTCCGTGGGGAACTCAGGCTGGCAGTGcctgagcacagggcagcaggctgcATTTTGGGGTCCCCCATCCCAAACCCCATACCTGGGTACCCGAAGGTGTCGTAGTGGTACCGCTCCCCCTCGAAGCGGGGCTCGCCGGCACCCAGCCCCTGGCTGTAGGTGCTGATGTGCTCAGCACGGTACGTAGCAGCTGAGCTGAGCGATGCCATGTCACTGTGCCACTGCCACCGCCCAACCTGTCCCCAATACCCCGCACACGGCAGGGGGATGGCCAGGCGCCTGCTGCCACATGCCCATAATTAGCCCGGTAGCCTGGCCAGGAATGCGAGATAACGGCCGAGGCCTCTCTATCACCCTATGGGGGGACATGCAGGAGACGCTGCTGTCACCGCCATCCTGCCACCCCACCAGGGCCCCTCTCCTGCAAGCAGAcgcagctgtgcagcactcacACCACTGATTTTATTGGAGGGCAGGTGGGATGGAGGCAGGGGCAGGGGCACCCTGGCATGGGGTAGATCCCGGCACCCCATGGAGATGTACCCATGTGCACATACCCCTCAGAGGCGTATGCACACAAATACCCCTTTCTCCCCATCCCACTGTAGGTTTTGGGGCCAGGATCCCTGGGTCCTGCTCTGGGTTGCTGATGTCCCTATACGTGGTGGTGGCACAGGGGTCAGGGGGCAGGGAGCCCCTCACCGTGGCATCAGCCTCCCCCGGCAGCTTGGTCATGCAGAGGTGGGGGTCCTACGACAGGTGGCACAGGGCAGAGTTGGGGGTGTGTGGCAGCATGGGAGCAAAGGGCACTGGGAGGTGCAAGGATGGGGGGGGTGGCAAGGGGTGGCATGCAGTGGGCAAGTGGCCCCACAAGAACAAGTGCCATGCAGGAAGGGAGGGCAAGCGTCAATGAAAATTGGCATTCCTTCCCCCAAACGGTGTGCCCGGACAGCTGGGGGTCCTGTACTGGAGTGTCAGCCCTCCAGATACAACGAGGGGGGGCGACCACCTCCGTGTAGGCACTTGGTTCCCTGCTAGGGGTGAGCAACTTGGGGACAGGGACATCAGTCATGGGTCCTGTCACACCTCCCGGGTTGGCCCACAGCAGACCTGGGGGCCCCCACCATAGGGCTGGTTGGGGATACTCCCATGGGGGGGGTGTCATGCCCATCCCACTCCCACCTGCAGCCTCCCCATGTCAGCCTCCACATGCATACAAAAGCATAGAAACCTCCATCACCGTGGCACATCGGCACCCCCCTGGCCCCCTCCTGAACCCCGTGTCCAAAGGCAGCAGTTCACAGTATAAAATTCATCAGAGAGCAAGAAGAGCCTCTGTGCCCCAActcccacccccagccctggtCCAGAGTGGGGGCACTGTGGGCTTAGCCCAGAAAGGTTCAGCTGTGCCAACAGGGTGGGGGGGCTCAGTGCCCACGAAGGGGTGGCGAGGGGATGCATGCGGacagccagccccacagcttCAGGTCCCGTCAGTCCTGGGGGGCACGGTGCTGGGGCGAGGCAGAGTCCCTGCAGGGCATCACGGCTcttcagcctcctcctcctcctcatcctcttcctcGTCTTCCTCCTCCAGTGACACCACCCCAGAGGAGGCAACATCAGAGATTTTGCGGCGGAGCGTGAAGTCCTTGCTCAGCACCACCTCGTCCTCGGCAGGCGAGAGGCAGGCCTCAGCATAGGGCATGGGGGACAGCGAGTCCTGGCAGCGGGGCCATACCAGACCCCGCAAGGCACTTTGGCTGCTCGGGGGGGGCA
It includes:
- the CLCN2 gene encoding chloride channel protein 2 isoform X3, giving the protein MASAESAEQRALQYEQTLMYGRYTQDLGTFAKDEAARLRLKQEHEDSGTLRPRRPSELLEYSQGRCAPCCGCAVRCQRFFIARVGEDWVFLILLGLVMALVSWAMDFAIATCLQAQKWMYGGLDTNVMLQYLAWVTYPTVLITFSAGFTQILAPQAVGSGIPEMKTILRGVILKEYLTLKTFVAKVIGLTCALGSGMPLGKEGPFVHIASMCAALLSRFLSFFGGIYENEARNTEMLAAACAVGVGCCFAAPIGGVLFSIEVTSTFFAVRNYWRGFFAATFSAFIFRVLAVWIKDEETITALFKTRFRLDFPFDLQELPAFAVIGIASGFGGALFVYLNRKIVQCMRRQKAINRFLMKKRLLFPALVTLLISTLTFPPGFGQFMAGQLTQKDTLVTLFDNRTWAKQEPSDEFEYMGILEAWRHPRSNVFITLVVFILMKFWMSALATTIPVPCGAFMPVFVIGAAFGRLVGESMAAWFPDGIHTDSNTYRIVPGGYAVVGAAALSGAVTHTVSTAVIVFELTGQISHILPVMIAVILANAVAQSLQPSLYDSIIRIKKLPYLPELGWGHHEKYNMRVEDIMVRDVPYVSLNCKYRDLQHVLQSTKMKSLALVDSAESMILLGSIERAQVGALLGHQLHPQRRLQALRQKAWASADDGRRFSEASVCFHISTEASSFTPTRSGSRKPLKPALKRVPSVPADSPPASATDSSSITLKSLFCANSAAEPAEEDLDLGDRMTPAEILDWEEQQLEQNVDFSSAQIDPAPFQLVERTSLHKTHTIFSLLGLDHAYVTSIGRLVGMVSLKELRKAIEGSLTAKGVKVLPPLASFRRSSTSAGELDTTDLRQLWDRHQHHPMPREAGPDDGDTSK
- the CLCN2 gene encoding chloride channel protein 2 isoform X1; this encodes MASAESAEQRALQYEQTLMYGRYTQDLGTFAKDEAARLRLKQEHEDSGTLRPRRPSELLEYSQGRCAPCCGCAVRCQRFFIARVGEDWVFLILLGLVMALVSWAMDFAIATCLQAQKWMYGGLDTNVMLQYLAWVTYPTVLITFSAGFTQILAPQAVGSGIPEMKTILRGVILKEYLTLKTFVAKVIGLTCALGSGMPLGKEGPFVHIASMCAALLSRFLSFFGGIYENEARNTEMLAAACAVGVGCCFAAPIGGVLFSIEVTSTFFAVRNYWRGFFAATFSAFIFRVLAVWIKDEETITALFKTRFRLDFPFDLQELPAFAVIGIASGFGGALFVYLNRKIVQCMRRQKAINRFLMKKRLLFPALVTLLISTLTFPPGFGQFMAGQLTQKDTLVTLFDNRTWAKQEPSDEFEYMGILEAWRHPRSNVFITLVVFILMKFWMSALATTIPVPCGAFMPVFVIGAAFGRLVGESMAAWFPDGIHTDSNTYRIVPGGYAVVGAAALSGAVTHTVSTAVIVFELTGQISHILPVMIAVILANAVAQSLQPSLYDSIIRIKKLPYLPELGWGHHEKYNMRVEDIMVRDVPYVSLNCKYRDLQHVLQSTKMKSLALVDSAESMILLGSIERAQVGALLGHQLHPQRRLQALRQKAWASADDGRRFSEASVCFHISTEASSFTPTRSGSRKPLKPALKRVPSVPADSPPASATDSSSITLKSLFCANSAAEPAEAQGQAPRKAKHVRISVTVSCSQWQPGQSCSQPIGGQPESSQPIMAWHDSTWPTTFGQCLCRQSQMRPDFCLANQGAGTFNPKSARPILAWILSANHSNRISLTFLHQSQPRLHSLHQSQPGHAQSHSPTSPHCARRARCHPTSPTGGPGPGGQDDTGRDPGLGRAAAGTECGLQQRPD
- the CLCN2 gene encoding chloride channel protein 2 isoform X4, which produces MYGGLDTNVMLQYLAWVTYPTVLITFSAGFTQILAPQAVGSGIPEMKTILRGVILKEYLTLKTFVAKVIGLTCALGSGMPLGKEGPFVHIASMCAALLSRFLSFFGGIYENEARNTEMLAAACAVGVGCCFAAPIGGVLFSIEVTSTFFAVRNYWRGFFAATFSAFIFRVLAVWIKDEETITALFKTRFRLDFPFDLQELPAFAVIGIASGFGGALFVYLNRKIVQCMRRQKAINRFLMKKRLLFPALVTLLISTLTFPPGFGQFMAGQLTQKDTLVTLFDNRTWAKQEPSDEFEYMGILEAWRHPRSNVFITLVVFILMKFWMSALATTIPVPCGAFMPVFVIGAAFGRLVGESMAAWFPDGIHTDSNTYRIVPGGYAVVGAAALSGAVTHTVSTAVIVFELTGQISHILPVMIAVILANAVAQSLQPSLYDSIIRIKKLPYLPELGWGHHEKYNMRVEDIMVRDVPYVSLNCKYRDLQHVLQSTKMKSLALVDSAESMILLGSIERAQVGALLGHQLHPQRRLQALRQKAWASADDGRRFSEASVCFHISTEASSFTPTRSGSRKPLKPALKRVPSVPADSPPASATDSSSITLKSLFCANSAAEPAEAQGQAPRKAKHVRISVTVSCSQWQPGQSCSQPIGGQPESSQPIMAWHDSTWPTTFGQCLCRQSQMRPDFCLANQGAGTFNPKSARPILAWILSANHSNRISLTFLHQSQPRLHSLHQSQPGHAQSHSPTSPHCARRARCHPTSPTGGPGPGGQDDTGRDPGLGRAAAGTECGLQQRPD
- the LOC125697695 gene encoding heat shock protein beta-7-like isoform X2, with translation MASLSSAATYRAEHISTYSQGLGAGEPRFEGERYHYDTFGYPGSPGTVCPYTLGTWVQVQGETYQVVADVSQFDPPDIVVTTSNGHVAIWAEKCRLPEDTDPLSVSCALTDAGMLVITAWRRAAARPGEMPQPLYRSEATLNAGTARGQ
- the CLCN2 gene encoding chloride channel protein 2 isoform X2, whose amino-acid sequence is MASAESAEQRALQYEQTLMYGRYTQDLGTFAKDEAARLRLKQEHEDSGTLRPRRPSELLEYSQGRCAPCCGCAVRCQRFFIARVGEDWVFLILLGLVMALVSWAMDFAIATCLQAQKWMYGGLDTNVMLQYLAWVTYPTVLITFSAGFTQILAPQAVGSGIPEMKTILRGVILKEYLTLKTFVAKVIGLTCALGSGMPLGKEGPFVHIASMCAALLSRFLSFFGGIYENEARNTEMLAAACAVGVGCCFAAPIGGVLFSIEVTSTFFAVRNYWRGFFAATFSAFIFRVLAVWIKDEETITALFKTRFRLDFPFDLQELPAFAVIGIASGFGGALFVYLNRKIVQCMRRQKAINRFLMKKRLLFPALVTLLISTLTFPPGFGQFMAGQLTQKDTLVTLFDNRTWAKQEPSDEFEYMGILEAWRHPRSNVFITLVVFILMKFWMSALATTIPVPCGAFMPVFVIGAAFGRLVGESMAAWFPDGIHTDSNTYRIVPGGYAVVGAAALSGAVTHTVSTAVIVFELTGQISHILPVMIAVILANAVAQSLQPSLYDSIIRIKKLPYLPELGWGHHEKYNMRVEDIMVRDVPYVSLNCKYRDLQHVLQSTKMKSLALVDSAESMILLGSIERAQVGALLGHQLHPQRRLQALRQKAWASADDGRRFSEASVCFHISTEASSFTPTRSGSRKPLKPALKRVPSVPADSPPASATDSSSITLKSLFCANSAAEPAEAQGQAPRKAKHVRISVTEDLDLGDRMTPAEILDWEEQQLEQNVDFSSAQIDPAPFQLVERTSLHKTHTIFSLLGLDHAYVTSIGRLVGMVSLKELRKAIEGSLTAKGVKVLPPLASFRRSSTSAGELDTTDLRQLWDRHQHHPMPREAGPDDGDTSK
- the LOC125697695 gene encoding heat shock protein beta-7-like isoform X1, translating into MASLSSAATYRAEHISTYSQGLGAGEPRFEGERYHYDTFGYPGSPGTVCPYTLGTWVQVQGETYQVVADVSQFDPPDIVVTTSNGHVAIWAEKVAEDGTVCDTFTHQCRLPEDTDPLSVSCALTDAGMLVITAWRRAAARPGEMPQPLYRSEATLNAGTARGQ